One Williamwhitmania taraxaci genomic window, AAGGTGGGCAAATGCCTTGGCTTGTCCCAACGAGTGCAACTCATCGATTAAATACAACGGGTTTGTCCCATTCTGAAAGATATCTTCGTTGGGTTCAAAATAGATATAGTAGGTATGTATTCCCCCTGCAATCTCCTTTTTTTTCTCAGGCAAAGCGATCTTCTCAGTCTGCAAAGGAGATGAGGAAATAAGCGTTGCAATTCTGCCGAGTAATTCTGTGTGATGAGCAAGGGTTTCGACACTATTGTCAGTATCCTCTTCAAGAAGTACTTTGAGGTGATCAACCGAATCCAGGGTAACATCGAGAATTGCACGATTTACTTTGACTTTTCCATTGCGAATATTATCATAAAGGGTCTCCAACTCGTGTGTAAATTGATCCATTTTGGTAAAACCAAACATGGAACTATTCCCCTTAAGAGTATGCATAATGCGAAATACTTGTTGAATAATCGAACTATCTTCCGGATTATCCTCTAAGGTAAGGAGCGCCTTTTCTAAACTATTAATTAGGTCAATAGCCTCCTCTATGAATTTCTTTTTAAAGTTGTCCATTAGCGCAAGACTTTATTAAGTGCCGCAATAAGCTTTGCTGGTACAAAAGGCTTGATAATCCATCCCGTGGCACCAGCATCCTTTGCTTCCATCTTTTTCGCGGCCTGCGATTCAGTGGTTAAGAATAAGATTGGAATACGCTGATAGGCCTCCATACCGCGCACTGCCTTTATAAGTTCAATACCGTCCATGTTTGGCATGTGCAAATCGGTAATAATCAAATCAATTGAAGAGCCGTCCAAGAATCTAAAAGCATCTTTTCCGTCCACAGCAATTAAGACTTTATAACCTTCATTTTCCAGCGTAAAACTTACGACTTCACGTATACTTTCAGAATCGTCGACAATCAATATTATTTTAGCCATACTTTCCTCGGAATTATCTTTAATTTATTTCAGACACCAAAATATTATATACACCACTATTCTTAAGCAGTAGAATGGTCTCTGCGTTTAAGGAAGCAGTTAATTTCACATTTTTACCCATATCCCTCGCTGAAAAGCAAAAAGAGTGGATAACCTGAAGAAAAGCCAAATCAATTGTATCCACACCAGTTAACTTCAGATGAAAGTTATCGTATTCACCTATTGGCTTTTTCATGTTTTCCACAAACTCGGCAATTGTATTAATGGTAAGTTCACCACCTAAAACCACCGTTAGTCGATTTTCATCATTGCCCTGAGGGGGTAAAAATTTATAAGTAGCTTTTTTCATGAAAATGCTTATTAGTTAATTTGTTTTGTTCTTATTCCCTAAAGAGTTTTGGCGTGTTTACGTTTCATTCATCCAAGCCTCACCGGGTGTATAATCGACAAACCAAATATGAATACTTATGACGTTTTCTCGCTCCATGATTCAAAATACTTAAAAAAACTCCACTTCAGAATTATCTGTTTCAGTGTCAATATCCTCATTACTCATTTCCTGGCTAACGATCTTATCGTGAATTTTATGTTCGCTATCCATGGTGTAGGATTTTTTGATGTTGCGTAAATGTTCTGCGGTAAAACTCGTCGAATCCCTTGAAGTTGCTACCTTTTTGCTGATTTCATTTAATTCACCAGTTATTTCAATGATTGCCGTTTCAAAAAAATCGTAATACTTAACTTCGTGAATCGATTTTTTTATGTTCGTTTTCACTTCATTGCCTAACTTTTGATTTCGCTCCAGCAAACTGTAAACCTCTTTACTCTTAAGTTTTAACTGTTGTACAATAAGTTTGAGATCGGAAGCCAACTGTAAAAATGATCCATCTATACTCCTGCCCAGCTGAACTCTAGAAATAATCTGATCGAGTTCCAACACTTTCACGCTTATGTTTGCATGGGAAGTTACGACATTTTGATTATAGGAGTCAATACCCGAAACTAATTCTTTTATTTGTGTTGTAGTTTTTTGATTAGAAGCAGTATCTCTTCCACTACCGATCAGTTTTGATCGCAATATTGTCATAAGATCGGGAAGGTTCGATATAATTGGAAGTAACTCAAGGACTATGGATTCAAGTGTCTTAACTTGTGCAACCAACCGCTCTGTGAAGGCAATTGACTCATGAATTACGGACGAACTTTTTTCTAGTTTTTTGGTAAGCAGCAGAAAATGGGTCTCCTCAGTTTCAGTTGTTTCGAGAGTAAAGTTACGACACATCGAAGAGATGTCGGTCAAGGTATCCCCTATTGTGATAAAATTCTCAGTAATGGATTCGATTGCGCCCTGATGTTCTTTATTGGCATGAATCAGTTGAGCGGCCTGAAGAGAGGCAATATCCTTTATTTTCCCATAAATAGAATCCCCGTTTTCGTGCAGCTGGTTGTTGGATATTGTATTAAGCTCCTCCATAATTCCCCGATGTGAAGCTTGAATATGCTCCATTTTCTGCCGAATGATGTCCTGAAACTGCAACTTAGTTATAATTTCAGCGATACTACTCGTAGTATCTTCTGTTTTGCGCGAAAGTTGATTGAGCATTCCTTGTGCTCCCTCATACTTCTCTCCATAAAGAATAATAGAGGTGTGTACCTTTTCCAATATTTCATCAACGGCCTCTAATTGAGCATTGGTTCCATCTTCGAATAAGGAATCAGCCTTTGCAAGTTCCTGTTTATAGTTTGCGATTAATCGAGCAGAAGTAATGCAAGCTTGCTTAATGTCGGAAAAAACTCGTGATACGTTGGTCGATTCTGTTGAAGTTAAGTCGACTATACTGTTTTCGCACATGCTATTAAGTTGTTGATTTGCAATCAAGAACTTTACAGTCATGAGGTTTTGAGAAAGGTTTCGAAGGGGAAAGAATAGCCCATCCAGCATGGTAAGGATCGATTCAAAGGTCGACAATGTGTCCCGCGAAAATTGGCCTAAGATTTTCTGGTTGGTTTCAAGTTGCTGATAAAAACTATTGAGTTGCTGCAGTAATATGGAACTTTCAGTTCCTGACACTAGGCTAAATAGAGAATTAGCATTAGATTCCAACTCCTTTGATTGCTTATAGAACAGTTTGAAATCTCGCGTTAATAAGCTGAAATCTTCCTTAGAACACTCGTGTAATTGCAGAATACGAGCATCTATTTGCTGAAATATTCCCGCAATTTCAGTGACAGAGAAATGGTCATTTATACCTTCTTGCACGGCAAAAGAGTATTGAACGTTAAATTATGGTTTTAACTCTAGTAATAAGTTTTTTCAGATCGATAGGCTTAGTGAAAAACTCCTTAGCCCCCAATTCAATAACTTTATGTTGATACTCCTCTTGCACTGCGGCTGTAATTACAAAAACAGGGATATCCTTAATTTGTTTATCATTAGCAATGGCCTCCAGAAAATCAATTCCTGAATTTTTGGGCATTAAAAGATCCAACAAAACCAATGCAGGCATTTGAGACCTCATTATTTTCAGTCCTTCGGTCACCCCAGTAGCAAGAATAGTTTTATATCCCTCCTCTTCCATAACCGCTTCCAGCAGAACGAGATTAGTTATAGAATCATCAATTACTAATATGCTTTTTGACACAGTAAGTCGTTTAAATATTATTTCTGCCAAATTAACCATTGTTCGCAAAATGGAAGTGTAGTTTCTAACAAATTAAAATGATATAAATCAACAAATCATTGGGTGTTTCATTTTAAAATCGTATTTTTCAACTGTCTTAAACTCCTCCGCTAGATGTTTCAAGTCCTAGAAGTTAAAAACGAGTGGCTACAAAGCCTAACACCTCAACAGATTGATGAGCTAAGCAAGAGTACAACTAAAGCAACCTATGGGAAAAATGAGATAATAGTGAAGCAAAATGCTCAAACCTCTCACGTTTTGCTTTTGATTGAGGGAATCGTTAAGATGCATATTGAAACAAGGGTTGGTAAATCTATAATTATTAAACTATGCAAAGGCGGTTCCTTACTTGGTCTAGACATGCACCTGATTAATGAGCCATACCAATGCTCCTATACAGCCCTAGCGCCCACGACTATATATTTCATTGACCTTCACCTTTTTAAAAAATTAATTAACCAGAACCAACCTTTTGCACAACTGATACTTCAGGAAATAGCACGAGAGAACCAATTTCTCACTGAACGTATAGCAGCCCTAACCTATAAGCAACTGCCTGGAAAACTTGCAGATATACTACTCTACCTTTCCAAACACATTTATAATAGCAATACTTTTCATCTCCCTCTTTCAAGGCAGGAATTGGCCGAAATAGCGGGCACAACCAAGGAGAGTCTAATCCGGACACTTACCGAATTTAAAAACGATAAAATTATTGATGTGCAAGGCAAAAGTATCTCAATATTAAGCCTCTCGATTGTTGAAACACTAAGCAAACTAGGATAAAAACACTTCCCATATGACCTACCATATCCTCGTTGTTGACGATATTTTTGTAAATCGGCTTCTCTTAACCGAAATTCTCAAGAAAATCCCTGCAACTTATGCACAAGCCGATAACGGTAAAAAAGCCATTGAGTTGCTATCAAAGGAAAAATTCGATGCAATTTTCATGGATATTGAGATGCCAGTAATGAATGGTCTAGAAACAACAAGATACATCCGCGAGAAGTTACCTTCGCCGATTAATAAAATTCCAATTATTGCATTGACTGCCCACAATCCACAAAACTTT contains:
- a CDS encoding response regulator, whose translation is MAKIILIVDDSESIREVVSFTLENEGYKVLIAVDGKDAFRFLDGSSIDLIITDLHMPNMDGIELIKAVRGMEAYQRIPILFLTTESQAAKKMEAKDAGATGWIIKPFVPAKLIAALNKVLR
- a CDS encoding STAS domain-containing protein, translating into MKKATYKFLPPQGNDENRLTVVLGGELTINTIAEFVENMKKPIGEYDNFHLKLTGVDTIDLAFLQVIHSFCFSARDMGKNVKLTASLNAETILLLKNSGVYNILVSEIN
- a CDS encoding response regulator, translated to MSKSILVIDDSITNLVLLEAVMEEEGYKTILATGVTEGLKIMRSQMPALVLLDLLMPKNSGIDFLEAIANDKQIKDIPVFVITAAVQEEYQHKVIELGAKEFFTKPIDLKKLITRVKTII
- a CDS encoding Crp/Fnr family transcriptional regulator, producing the protein MFQVLEVKNEWLQSLTPQQIDELSKSTTKATYGKNEIIVKQNAQTSHVLLLIEGIVKMHIETRVGKSIIIKLCKGGSLLGLDMHLINEPYQCSYTALAPTTIYFIDLHLFKKLINQNQPFAQLILQEIARENQFLTERIAALTYKQLPGKLADILLYLSKHIYNSNTFHLPLSRQELAEIAGTTKESLIRTLTEFKNDKIIDVQGKSISILSLSIVETLSKLG
- a CDS encoding response regulator, which translates into the protein MTYHILVVDDIFVNRLLLTEILKKIPATYAQADNGKKAIELLSKEKFDAIFMDIEMPVMNGLETTRYIREKLPSPINKIPIIALTAHNPQNFFSDFEDAGFDELITKPYSIEKIARVVESICNLTKSI